The window ATGATGATGACTGTCCATTCAGGTTTTAGCACTAAGTCCTACAGTACTAAATGGAGtacaaaagaggaaaatataATGAGTCATCATGTTCATGGGATTAAACACTCACAGGCAGACCAGGAGGACCAGCAGGTCCAATGGGTCCAGTACTTCCGGCTATCCCCTGTTAAAAAGCACAAATATGTCCAGCATGAGAAAATGTGATTGTACTGATCATTGAGAATAATGGTAGTTGGTGTCTATCCAACACACGTGAAGGAGGTATGACTCACAGACTCTCCTTTTGATCCAAGAGATCCCTGAGGCCCAGGAAGACCTCtgtctcccttctctccctgtTCTCCTGGGGGTCCAATGAGACCGATAAGACCTGGGTGTCCCTTCTCTCCCTTGGCACCGTGGTCTCCACGCAGGCCGGGCAAACCAGGAGGACCCTATGAGGACAAAGAAGAGACGGGAGTGATGGGAGGCAGAAAGTTGGAGGACCGAAACAGACATGAACGTGACGTGAATACGTCTTACGATAGGTCCGGGTGGTCCTTTCTGCCCAGCAGATCCTGGAGAACCTTGCTCACCCTGGAAGACATTAGAAACACATGAACAAGCGTAGATCACACCCTGTATACAACACACTTGTTAGTCAGGAGATCATCTTGTTTGTAGTTAcacaaagaaagtaaaaaaacccTCTACTGACCACTGATCCTGGAAGTCCTCGGAGACCTTCTGTTCCTGGTTTTCCTGGTACACCCTGGGGGCCCACAGGGCCAGTTTTCCCAGGGGGGCCAACAGCACCTGGGTCTCCCTGTAGATTATAACAAGAGTTGCAATTGGATGATGTGACACAATGACAATACATAATCCCTATCCCAACACAATCTAGATCAACCACGGCCCGTGGGCGATGTCTAGGCTTTGTAAACTATACAATACACACTAAGACCTGCATATGTATGcttttctgcctgttaaaggtcAAAACCcctaaaataatgttttttaaatgtaatttgcgttagtacaaataaacactttttCTGTCTACTCCTCAGCTGGACCTCCTGTCAGATTACAGAACCGTGTGAGCCACCAGTCAAACAGTTTGACCACCCCTGAGCTAGAGTATGCTTGATAAATGAAATCTCAGATACTGTAGAAATGTTTCCAGATGGAAGTTTTATTCTTTGTGTGACAACATGAACAACTTTGTTGTTAAACGTCTATGAGCACATGTACAGTCATTCAAGCATGTGCACCTTctttagatgtgtgtgtaatCTTTTATCATCAAATGCTGCTCACCTTTGTTCCTTTTTCTCCCTGCCGTCCCTCTGGTCCTCTTGTTCCAGCAGGGCcctgcaaataaaacaaataccaGAACATTAACAACCACAAGATGTGTCTGTCTAACTGCTCAAGCTGGATAAACGGCTGAGAACTAATGAACGAAAGATTTCAAATCTCATACATTATCAGATATATACTAGTAAGGACAGATAACATTGCTAGTATAAAGTAAATTTTTTCAACACTTGGGTGTGTTAAAGGACTTGTTGGTGGAGATCAACTGCGTTACGTCAGGACGACTGCTGCAATTTAAACTTTCAAAGCAGCGTTAATGCTACCATATGTACCTTTAACTCATGTCCACTTCTTTACTACACAAACTACACAAAATACTTCATCCAATAacagtaaaagaaaacagaaaaatggatCAAAGCGGGGAAAAAACATTAATGGGCAGTATAAACAATGCCTGGTCCTCAAATACACCAAATTTCCtagattttaaatgaatatttttaacaCAACTTATTGTAAATTTCTGAATCCTTTcctcaaaatttaaaatttaccTAATTATATAACTGAGTGTTAGTAAGTGAGTCCCTGTTGCATGTTGCCTTTAGTGGCAGTCACTTAATATCTACCACGGATGTGGATCTCAAACAGAGCAGGACTACCTGAGGAAATGTCAAGGTGACAACTTGTTATGtaatgttttgttatgttttccTCTTATGGAAATGTTTAAGATGCTGCATGAATTCAGATGCAGCAAAGAAGAAGCATGTTTGagccctttttttctttcaactgcTCCCAATTTGAGATTGCCTTCCATCAGCATTTTGGGTCTGTTATTTGTTACGcaccagatgcccttcctgttCCATAAATACTGTCCTCAAGGACACTTTGACATGTAGACTACAAGAGCTGAGGATTGACGACTGCTGAGACTTCAGCTGAAAAGTCAGCTTTGAGCGGGACTCCATGGCGATTTCAGTCCTACACAGAATCTCACTACCTCCTACATTATTTACATcactatatttttgttttctgtactGATCCATACTGTTTGGTACCTTCAAACCGCGTGAAATGTGTCTGTGATCGTCATGGAATGAGGGAGACGACACAAGATGGTGAGGTAAGAATATGAACACGTTACAAACCAGGACAGTGACCTTACCCTCTTTCCTAGGGGGCCTGGAGGCCCATTCTCACCAGGAGGTCCAGGAGAGCCCTGCAATAGGAAGCAGACTGTAAATgctgatattattattacacttgaTTCATAAAGTTGCTTTGCAGCTTCGTTGACTCACAGACTCTCCTTGTTCTCcgtcttctcctctctctcctttggCACCGTCTTGACCCTGAAGTGAAGCAGATCTGGATTAGTGGTTTACCTTCTAgttcagcaaaaaaacacaagacgaCCCCTGACCTGAAACGTGTACTACATAGTTATGACatccaacaaaataaagaattgatatgatgacaaaaagaaCACTCACTCTGGGTCCAACTTCACCAGGGGGACCAGGATCACCAGGAAAACCAACAGGACCCTGATGTtagacacaacaacaacaacatgataCACTTATTGAGAGGAAATAATTTAAGGTtcatgtcattgtgtgtgtgtttgctgggtTTTTGATGCCCTACAGGGTTTCCTTTTGGTCCATCATCTCCAGGCCGTCCTCGTCCACCTGTAGGTCCAGCGGTTCCTGGTTGGCCGGCCTCTCCCTTTTCTCCACGCTCTCCTCGAGGACCCTGTCAAGAAGAACACATGGATGTTATTGATCAATCATCAAAGGCACAGCATGGAGACGAAGGAGATAACTAGCTGTTCACTCACCTTCTTGCCCGGCTCTCCTCCGATCCCTGGTGGTCCGGCCTCTCCGGGTTCTCCCTATGGAGCACACAGCGTTACCAGTAGCTGTCAGGTCAAGTTAAACTGGAATTCTTTGGGTCTAGTTCATGCAGAAATAatgtttcaggtgtgtttgtctCTTCACCTTCTCTCCAAGAGGTCCAGGATTACCCAAACCACCAGGTGGACCTTGAGGAccctaaaaaaacacacaggatcAATAGTTGAACCCCCTCATTAAATCAGAGTTATCCTGTTAGCAGCTTGATAAAACCTTTTGTACCAAACTATGCTGTGTGACTATAAACTAATTTAAATTTCTAATGACATTCAATGTTACAGCAATGCCTTGATTACCATTAGATGTCAGAGGATAACAACTAAACACTCACATCAGCGCCATTGGGCCCTGCAGGGCCACGGGGTCCAGGAGGGCCTGGAGGACCCTACAACCGAGAAGAGACTCACATTACAACATCATTAATGACTGTGTAGTTACTAAATAAGTCAGAGTCACTATGACTTGTGTCATAAACTGGTGAAGCTCACCAGAGGGCCAACATCGCCAGTCTCTCCTTTCtcgcctggtggtcctggtagTCCCTACAGGACAGATATGAAAGTTACTCCAACAGCTTGTTTTGCTTATtatgtacatatttatatatatgtaaaagTGATATAAATCTACATAAATATGTATACATAGAAATTTACAGCACACATCTGTGTGGCCATTGGTATCCTGTTCTTAAATGGACTGAGGTCAGGGGCCCTTATGGTGCATTGGTATCTCAACGGAACAGAAAGGGAAGGCAGCACGGGGCAACAAAACTCTGGTCTTGAATCAACAGTGCTTTGTTTCGTCTAAAAtttaaatctgcattttttaGATGATAATCTTAATTTGACTGGTTTGTAACATTCTGGAAATATCAAGGCAGCTTAAAGTCAACATGATAGAAGAAACTGGACTCCACTGGAGGACGGTTGTGACAGAGCTCTGGATTGGTAATCTAGTAACGAAGAGAGTTAATAATCTAAATAATTAATCTAATTGTCCTTTCTGCAGGTAATTTAATATAGATATATGTTATTAAAGATGAAGACTGTTATCTGCAGGAAtcacatcatacacacacacacacacacacacacacatgcacacctacacacacactggcaaaTCTGTTGTTGCGTTGGTGTCAAATGGTCACACTCAAAGAGCATTTGTTTTAGAGCTTTTAAACAAAGTCCTATGATTTAATGAAGAATTAACAGACTTCCCCTCTGAGGTGAGGATTGTGATTTTATTATACCTGCAGTCCGATGGGTCCAGGGGCTCCTGGGAATCCTCTGGATCCTTCATCACCTTTAGCTCCAAACGGCCCCTGTTGGCCCCTCGGTCCCAGCTCTCCATCAGCACCctgaaccacagaagaagaaaaacacaggtAAAGACCAATAAGTTAGCAGAAAACATTGTGCCCATTTACTCATGATGGGGACTTAATGTGTTCTTATTCCAGTAATCAGATcagtttaaatgtaatttactaGATAATTTAATCTCCAGTTTGTGAGTATATGTAGCTTTTGTGTTATACAACAAAATTATAGCTAAATGGATATTTTATACACTTTATTATGCATGTTAAATCTTGGTTTTGTACAAATCAATGAATGTTTGCAATATTTCTAAACCTGTGAAACTAGAACCCAGTTTATCCCATCAGAAACCAGTAGGACCAGCTGACACTGTCAACTCTCCTTTAGTCTTTGAGTGTGAACTTACAGCAGCACCTGGCTGACCGACGGGACCCATGGGCCCCGGTGGACCAGGAGGACCCtgtcaacaccaacaacaataaGCAACAAACATCAgtaaataaaagagaaatatcAGAAAGACAATTTCAACTCACAATAAGTGACTAAAATAACCACTCACATGCTCTCCTTTAGCACCCTTTGCACCTTTTTGACCGTGCTCTCCAACCTCACCCTGCAATACcaaaaaaaattgatgaaaaGATCTGAATGATAATCAACCTTCCTAAGaaggaataaataaacacaattcaCAATATCACACATCTTTTGTGGCAACTCAATAAGtgatttgttgtatttaaagtGATGAATGGGTCTGAAACTGGTTTTTGTTTAAGGGCTGACCTTGTCACCATCCTCTCCAGGTACTCCAGGTGATCCAGCAGGTCCAGGTAGACCCACAGGACCCTGGACTCCATCACGTCCTGCTGGGCCAAGGGGACCTTTATCGCCCTGGACAGGAGAGAAGGACAAAGCTGACGCTCAGTCGGGTTTCTTTGGCTGGAAGGTGCCATCTTTGTGCACAGTGAGACGTTAGATGCTATTCTTCACTCACAGGAACTCCCTTCTCTCCAGCGGGTCCAGGAGGCCCTTGAGGTCCCGGTCTTCCAGGGGGTCCAACAGGTCCAGCAGTACCAGGTTGCCCTCTTTCACCAGAGGACCcctaaaaacatacaatacaggATCAGGCCCTATTAGAGCAAGTAAGCACCAACACCAACCACATCCtgtaacaaaataattatttcactaaaattaagtgaaattaaattataattttctCATACAGAATTAAAAAACCTTTCTACCTGCTAATCATGGCAATTTCAGTAAACAGTAAAGAGACTTTTTACATCATGTTTATGAATAGTTTCCTGAATAAAATTCTTATCATTGGAAGAAGATTGGCCACACATGTTTTAAACATAAACGTACAGCAGGTCCAGGAGGTCCAGCAGGTCCTTCACTTCCTTTGAGCCCTCCACCTCCCTACAAAGAAGGCAAGAGAGGGTTCAGTCAAACCTCACCCTACAGGATAACAATGTCAGGGATGTCATCAAATAGTCTAGCTTCAGATATCTTCCTCTATATGTCTGTGGGTCACACTCACTGGGGTTCCAGGCAGTCCCCTCTCTCCAGGAAAGCCTCTCAGTCCTGGTGGTCCATCTTTcccaggaccaccagggggTCCAGGATCTCCTTTGGTACCCTCTTTCCCTGAGGGACCAGAAAGTCCTTGCTCTCCAGGTGGACCTGGGGGTCCAGGATGCCCACGCTCACCCAAAGGGCCAGTCTCACCCGATGGGCCCTGGGAGGGGAGGATGGAGAGGGCAGAGACGGGTAGAAAGGAGGTTATATAGGCGAAAACAAAGTTCAAGGGtgataaatatgaataaatattatagaaaataaaagagtCAAACTGTGTTTTATGGCACCGATGCCGTTCACTCTAAAAAGTATGCACCACAATCGTAAAAACTCACCTGAGGTCCAACAACTCCAGGAGGTCCAGGTGGACCCATTTTACCTTGGAAACCCTGGAGGAGAGAGATTCAGTTTACGATAAATCCACTCAGGTCTGAACTTCATTAAGACTGTCGAAAGAAGTTAATGTGTGTACAATCCAGGCCTGAACAACACCAACAAATTCAAATAACCTTCATCACAGTCTGAATTACATATGTAGATAACAGATGTTGATTGAGAATTCATTTGTCTCCAAAGGGTGCCAAAACAAAAATCTCTGTCTGTATGATATTTCTTCATTTAGGATGTTGAACATTTGACTGGAAGGAAAGCAATGACTGGGAtcatggtaaaaataaaaataaaaattcaatttaataatCAAGAATAACAATTTTTAATTgtgtgaaagacaaaaaaaacatgaaaagcaaAATATAACTTACAACTTCTCCTCTCTGCCCGGGGTGTCCGGGAAGCCCATCCTTTCCTGGTGGTCCCTGTGAGCACATATCAAACACTCATCATAAGTGAATGAAACAATCATCAATCATAGGTGCCCCAACAAGAGAGGGGACCCAAGACAATATAGGattaaacatgtacagtatcaACAAAGTCTTTGAGAAAACAGGATCAAATGTTTTCTTACAGGAGGTCCCTTTGGTCCTGGGAAACCATTCGCTCCCTGAGGCCCGGGCAATCCCTGGTGGGACAACAACATTTGATGGAATGAAGCATATTAGAATGTGGAAACACCCACTTAAAGCCCCGTTATAATAGTAAAAGATATGAATATAAGCTCTGGCAATGTGCAGCCCAGGAGGAGATGCTCACCCTCTCTCCAGAGGGACCAGGAGGGCCATCGCTTCCTGACGTTCCCTAAAACAACGAGAACAATGAGACTGTAAACAACAGAGAATCCTTAGAGGATGGCATGTTCCCCCACGTTTTGTGTAGACAAGACAGTCTTTCCCCTACTGGTCATTTTCCTGAGCATTATAACcataatttaagaaaaaatacatttatttataaataaataaataaataaataaaaataaaatttatttaatttaaattcaattactgtcaattaaaattaaattaaaattaaaaaatattaaaaatattaacaataataataataataataataataataataataataataataataatattataataataccCTAACATTGCAAGTATAAAGTTATTATTAAGTGTGGAACTCTGAATACACAGGACTTAATGATAAGCCATATCTACTACTGGTCATTTTCCTGAGAATTATAACTGTAATTAATGTTGTATATACAATTTCAACGCTAAGAATATGAATTTATGATGATGAGACAAACCTTTGCTCCGGGCTTCCCAGTCGCGCCCCTGGGTCCTCTCTGCCCTCTGGGGCCCTGATGGACACAAACAGGATAGCATCACTGGTGAAGACCTGTCATCGTTCATCTGCAGCAGTAGTACTGTCATTTAAAAGTCCacaaattcatatttttgtttttatatatcaGCTTGAGCAAAAGATAGGTAAATGCCTTTTGCTCAAGCTCTGAGCAAAATGGTCTTAAAAGAATTAGTGAACGGCTGTGAAAAGCTACCGTTGGTCCTCTTTGTCCTCTTGGTCCTGATTTGCCACTTAGaccctgaaaaaataaaaaataaagattcagTCATGTATTAATGAACAGCACATTACTGACTATAATGCTGAGGATATTATTAGCCTACAGGATCCATCATTCTGGCTCATATCGTTTAATATTGATTATTTAAAGCAGAAATCTTCCACAGAGACATCAACTTACCCGTGTTCCTTTCTCGCCGTTTGAACCAGGGAATCCTGGGAATCCAATTGATCCCTAAAAACACAAATCCACAACTTTATATTAACAGTTACATATAATACAGAGGCCCAGCAACTCTCAAGACACGTCTTTCTGAAGGAACATGTAAATCGTTTTCTCTTACCTTGAGGCCTTGTCTTCCAGGATACCCAGGAAGTCCAGGGACGCCAAGTTTACCCTGAAAATACGCAGAAAACATTGTTTAAATTTGTCTTGTTTGAATACTATGAAAATTGTTATAGacttttaaaacaaatgcatgTCATTATCTGAAAGATTCATGAACAATAACTGAGGTATGTGATTGTTATACaagcatgcaaaaaaaaccccagaaaccATTTTGGATCAAATCTAATATTTGGTCACATTCAGGTAtcaaatttaataattaattatgcatgcATTATAATCGGTACAGGTACTTAACATAAGTACGTCACCTCGTGCACATGTACATGTTTTAGCAAaagagagttagggttagggtagataTTTACTGCTTTATGTACCATAAGGATGGAGTCTAATACTTTTTTTAAGGAAAGCAAAAAATCTTGCTTAATTTGCAAATGATCCGTTTTATGAGTCCTTCACTTTACACGACAGTACATGGAACAGGTAACTGTACCAGAGTATCAGAATGTTAGTAACGTGTCTGATGTTACCGAGAGGCAATTATAGTCCTGATTCAACAGGCTGTACCTTCTCTCCAACAAGTCCAAGTGGGCCGAGCTCACCAGGGGGTCCGACGCGCCCCTTTGGCCCCTCTGGACCATCTTCACCTCTGGGTCCTCCTACTCCGACCTCACCCTGTCAGTAGGAGACATGGAGGGCAATACAAATGACAAGCTAATCAATCAACACACATCTTTTCTACTAATGACGCGATCTTACCCTCTCTCCTTTGGCACCAAAATCTCCCTTCACTCCAGGGAAGCCATCTTCTCCCTAGGAGCACAGTTCAGACTCAGTGTCAGTGAACATTAAGCTCAAATCCCCTCAAGAAAATGaccttttctgtttcttctacATATTATCTGTCATTGTGAGTGaattacacacacagcttcacTATTCAACTGAGATCGAAGAGAGGATATCTCTTGAGACGGCGATGAAGGGAATAACTCACCTTCTCTCCCTTGTGGCCCTTCAGTCCACGGATTCCTTGACTTCCCtgcaaacaaaatatttcaaaatcaaTGAGATGTGGAGcaatatttatgttttgttgGTCTTGTTTTTTGCATGTAGAACATAAAATATTCTACAAGGCAAAGCAACAGGAAATCATCTCACTGACCTTGATACCACGAGGGCCAGGATAGCCAATAGCTCCTTGGGGACCATTGGGaccctaaaaaaaaatcaaagagagAAGGAAATACCTTCATGTATTATCAGTGTGGATTTCCCTTCtctaataaatacaatatgtgAGTCTAGCTCTGAGTCACAGGAAGGTGATGGTGAGATGAGGTTGCTTCTGGCTGACACCCACCTGGTTTCCTTTGGTACCAGTTGGCCCCTCTTTTCCTGGGTGACCCTTGAGAAGAGCAAATTGAGAGTTAAAGTATCAGGAAACACGTCTCAGCACTGGTTGATTGAACTTTATTTAGTTCACAGATAGAAGGaaagaaaacccaaaaacacaaacatacaggaGGACCGTCAGCGCCTGGCATTCCTGGGAGACCAGGTTTTCCTGTGGGACCCTGGTGAACGAGAACGACAGGTGTAAGACATGTTATTAACACAACTTGAtactatctatctgtctgtctgtctactaTATGTTTGGTTTCTTACTTTCTCTCCTGGGGGTCCGAGGGGCCCCTGGGGTCCTGGCATTCCctgcatgaaaacaaaacaaatgatgcTCAAGTGATCTCCAGCTCCTGATCGCTCATTGATAGCTGTCAGCATCACAGGTGTGTTTGGGTGTCCTCTGTCTCACCTGAGTTCCTGGGGTTCCCTGCTGCCCTGGTGGTCCTGGCTCTCCTTGGGGGCcctgagagacagaaaaacaagaaacagtGATGAAAAACATACAGCATGGCGTAGTGAGGTACAGAAAGGTAATTATAGTACGGAAAGGTGATTATTTCTATTTATACAATAAAAGTGAGATGACAACACATCCGATCACTTGTGTTACTGACCAAGTTTCCTTTAGGACCATGGGGCCCGTCATTTCCTCGTACACCCTGAGAAGAGAGGATAACCAGAGGAGAATCCAaatcaacaaactgaatgtttaatgtttgttttgctaAAACTTTCCTCATTGATCCTTTTCCATTTAATAGTTTGGataataatttgatttttgagGTAATCAGAGAGAGTACTATAGGAGAACAGAGCATTTTTAGATTCCTGAatatctctgtctgtgtctgttcaTGGGAGTCATTCAGGACAGATTCTATTCCATAATTCTAactatttaattattataataattattctATTACATATCTAACATCAACACAGTGTGGTGTGAAACTGGTTTTACTCACAGGAGGTCCAGGGATTCCAGCAGGACCTTTAGGGCCGAGCAAACCACGAGGTCCctagaatacacacacacacacacacacacacacacacacacacacacacacacacacacacacacacacacacacacacacacacacacacacacacacacacacacacacacacacacattcaaggcCAGTCAGTAATCATGAATGACAGTCAAACCACCCAAATGAATACATCATGTTGATAAATAACAAAAGCTTTGCaccaaataataatattttaataattcataatttaataataataattaatagttTAATAATGTCCCTACTGGGATTactacagtaaaataaaattaaaaaaattaaaaaaacaaacaaaaaaacccacacggATATCCTGAACTGATTCTCTTAGCTGTACTTTATAAGCCTCAGTTCATCAGTTTCACCTTTTAACGATCTTttagttgtatttttatttcattgatttattaatttgaatatttttttgcttcttttaattttccaaaatgtttgCTACCCAGttcaactaaccctaacctaatcctgaccctaatcctatctctgactctaaccctaaccgcgACCTGAAACCTGACTCTAACCTGATCCTGAACCCAAACTTAACCCTAACTAAAACTAAACCTGACCatgaccctaatcctaaccctaaccttgtccctaaccttaaccctaaacctaaacctaaccctgaccccaacactaaccatgaccctaccctaaccccctgaccctaatcctacctctcaccctgaccctaacctaaccctaacccaatttGCTTGCAGCAGAAccagtttttaaataaagactCCCAAAGTTCAGATCCTTTCATCACAAAAAATTGTCTTCACAGGGAATTTTATGGAGACATGAAGGACTCTGTATTTATATGGACCTTCACCTCAACTGGTGACTTTTTAAATAACACTAAGATTTTTCATATTGAATAATCTGTTTTAGTTTAGTGTCAGTTTGTACGAGATGGTGATATGATGGGAATTGCCCCCTACTACCATAAATCCCCCTAGTACAACACCACCTTTATCATTTTGGGCAATTGGGACAAAACTGATCTGATTGACTTTTTTTACACTTAAATGTTGTGTATTGTATAATGATACATCCATTTACAGCAAACTGTTATTGTGATTTGTTATTAAGCTAGGACTGTCTATCTACTAAAATGAAGGCTGACATTCTTTGCACTGCTATGAATAAGAgggtattttatattttgttttgtgtagaGTTGTAAATATGTGGGCTTCTTTCTTCCATAAACCGAGAAAGGCTTATAATAAAATAAGGGAGGTGGGTGCAGTTTATAAAAGAGTTTAAACCAGctgtgttgtcatggaaacactcACTGGTTCACCTGGAAGACCCCTGGGTCCAACTTCTCCATCGTCTCCCTGGAAGAACCACAGAAACATTCAGGAGGTGAAGACATGGACTGTTAGCCGTTACAGAAACatgatggtggtggggggggagtCTTTTCATaccctctctccatcctctccttGAGGTCCTGGGGTCCCCTGTATTCCTGTGTCACCCTAGGTGGGGCAAAAAGAGAATTAGAAACATCCTAAATACCTATTCAAGTCTTAAAGTTCTAGTACACAattaaaaatagtatttttCTGCTGATAAACAACATTAATAGTTAAAAACACAGTTTATGTGTGACGTGAGCTGCTTTGGACTCACCCTGTGTCCTTTGTCTCCAGGCAAACCAGGTAGGCCATCAAATCCACGGTCACCCTGAGTGAAACGCACACGTATTTAAGGtgctatttctgtttttttatgtgtcattcaaaagtaaaaattgaaataaatcaactttattcaaaatgtcACTTCATTTTAACAAAGCAGGCGTGTGACCAGGTCATTTTGATGAAGATGGCGTTACCTTCATCCCAGACTCTCCTGGCATTCCCCTGGCACCGTCAGCTCCAGCACGGCCCTGTCAGGAGGTGAGCAGAGGATGGGCACGCTTTAAAAGGCAACAGGacaatgagaagaagaagagcaggtCATTAATTATACTGGACTCACTCTTCTTCCAGCTTTGCCTGGAGGTCCCATCACTCCCTGGGATCCCCTTGGACCCTGGAAAAtaagttagtgtgtgtgtgagacatttTTGTATCAGAGCTCTgacctacaataataaaaaaaaaccccatctgtAATGAAAAGATCTGACAGATATATTATAGAAATGGTCTGatgtgaggtcagaggtcaagttGGCACAGTAAGTGTTTGTACCTGAGGACCAGGGTCTCCGCTCTCTCCCTTCAAACCATTACTTCCTGGATTACCCTGAAACAAACGCAGTGATCATTACTTCCACCACAAAGCAGTCATTTCACACCACTTAATGTTAAGAAAACGAAAATGCTGCTTTCGCAATAGAGAGATTTAAGAAAAAGGTCAGCCGATGTTGTTGCATTCTGAAGCTAGTTTATGAAAATGACAGCAAATGACCAAAGGACAGATGACGTACCAGCGGTCCAGGGCGTCCAGTGAATCCCATTGGTCCAGGAGGTCCTTTCAGAGCCATCTGGAGACGACATGTCAGAGTTAATGATCATAGAATTCAACGTCTGTTTGTAGAGTTGGTGATACATcaagaggaaaagacaaaaccTCCCTGCATGAGAACAGTCAGTGTTGGCATCAGTACTAAAGACAGGCTGGTTCCTTCACTATATGTACACATTATAATAA of the Antennarius striatus isolate MH-2024 chromosome 14, ASM4005453v1, whole genome shotgun sequence genome contains:
- the col11a2 gene encoding collagen alpha-2(XI) chain isoform X5 translates to MDTGDCPFRKKRRPWRMGFSSFALVTVALVVCQTSVVRADPVDVLKALQVPSLPEGVKKVPGFCASRRSGSPDHAYRISKKAQISAPTKQLFSGRFPENFSVMALIKAQAGLQAFLLSIYSEQGIQQLGIEMGRSPVFLYEDQNGKPAPEDYPLFRGINLADGKWHRVAFSVSKKNVTLLLDCKKKMSRPLPRSSKAEVDTNGITVFGARLLDEEVFQGDIQQLLIASNPQAAYDFCEHYSPDCDSPLPKTQAQDPNTYAAVRGQKGEKGEPAVLEPGMLIEGPPGPEGPAGPTGPPGSSGPPGSVGDPGERGPPGKAGLSGADGVPGPPGTSVMLPFRFGQSGGDKGPVVSAQEAQAAAILSQARMALKGPPGPMGFTGRPGPLGNPGSNGLKGESGDPGPQGPRGSQGVMGPPGKAGRRGRAGADGARGMPGESGMKGDRGFDGLPGLPGDKGHRGDTGIQGTPGPQGEDGERGDDGEVGPRGLPGEPGPRGLLGPKGPAGIPGPPGVRGNDGPHGPKGNLGPQGEPGPPGQQGTPGTQGMPGPQGPLGPPGEKGPTGKPGLPGMPGADGPPGHPGKEGPTGTKGNQGPNGPQGAIGYPGPRGIKGSQGIRGLKGHKGEKGEDGFPGVKGDFGAKGERGEVGVGGPRGEDGPEGPKGRVGPPGELGPLGLVGEKGKLGVPGLPGYPGRQGLKGSIGFPGFPGSNGEKGTRGLSGKSGPRGQRGPTGPRGQRGPRGATGKPGAKGTSGSDGPPGPSGERGLPGPQGANGFPGPKGPPGPPGKDGLPGHPGQRGEVGFQGKMGPPGPPGVVGPQGPSGETGPLGERGHPGPPGPPGEQGLSGPSGKEGTKGDPGPPGGPGKDGPPGLRGFPGERGLPGTPGGGGLKGSEGPAGPPGPAGSSGERGQPGTAGPVGPPGRPGPQGPPGPAGEKGVPGDKGPLGPAGRDGVQGPVGLPGPAGSPGVPGEDGDKGEVGEHGQKGAKGAKGEHGPPGPPGPMGPVGQPGAAGADGELGPRGQQGPFGAKGDEGSRGFPGAPGPIGLQGLPGPPGEKGETGDVGPLGPPGPPGPRGPAGPNGADGPQGPPGGLGNPGPLGEKGEPGEAGPPGIGGEPGKKGPRGERGEKGEAGQPGTAGPTGGRGRPGDDGPKGNPGPVGFPGDPGPPGEVGPRGQDGAKGERGEDGEQGESGSPGPPGENGPPGPLGKRGPAGTRGPEGRQGEKGTKGDPGAVGPPGKTGPVGPQGVPGKPGTEGLRGLPGSVGEQGSPGSAGQKGPPGPIGPPGLPGLRGDHGAKGEKGHPGLIGLIGPPGEQGEKGDRGLPGPQGSLGSKGESGIAGSTGPIGPAGPPGLPGPQGVKGAKGSAGGSGPKGEKGVQGPPGPPGPPGEVIQPLPIQRSPKSKRSIDASQLLPDNDPDMPASDATGTEFLMGSEGMEEIFGSLNSLRQEIESMRFPLGTRDSPARTCQDLHLSQPDLKDGEYWIDPNQGCSRDSFKVFCNFTNGAETCLYPSKNTNRVKMSSWEKETPGSWYSQFSTGRKFSYIDSNGEPVGVVQLGFLRLLSVQAHQSLTYHCHRSVAWSDRSAKNNHNRALHLRGANEEDLSYETNPYIKALVDGCSYRKGFDRTVLEINTPQVEHLPLLDIKVSDFGESNQQFGFEVGPVCFQG